Proteins encoded together in one Rhizobium bangladeshense window:
- a CDS encoding mechanosensitive ion channel family protein — translation MEQQAADVFLATRTALSQASALAVQYSFSILGALILLVIGWTLAGFISRWAYEGLSRIHGIDETLARFFTNVVRYALLILVFITVLGQFGVQTASIIAALGAAGLAIGLALQGTLQNIAAGIMLLILRPFRVGEYIETSSVSGTVREIGLFATELRTGDGLYRLAPNSTLWNTPITNFSREPTRQNDLKISISREDDLDLAMETLVGIAKGNQRVLSSPAPSVFIESLGDSTISLTLRYWAKTGDWWQVSRDMVKRVKLAFDEKSDPVPMRDASNSAPGTRSNGTATAEKSTRQ, via the coding sequence ATGGAACAACAAGCAGCCGACGTCTTCCTCGCCACCCGCACGGCACTCAGCCAGGCAAGCGCGCTTGCAGTCCAATATTCCTTCTCCATCCTCGGGGCTTTGATCCTGCTCGTCATCGGCTGGACGCTGGCAGGCTTTATCAGCCGCTGGGCCTATGAGGGATTGTCGCGCATCCATGGAATTGACGAGACCCTGGCTCGCTTCTTCACCAATGTGGTGCGCTATGCACTGCTGATCCTGGTGTTCATCACTGTGCTCGGCCAGTTCGGCGTCCAGACCGCCTCGATCATCGCCGCTCTTGGTGCAGCCGGCTTGGCCATCGGGCTGGCGCTGCAAGGGACGCTGCAGAATATCGCGGCCGGCATCATGCTCTTGATCCTCAGGCCGTTCCGCGTCGGCGAGTATATCGAGACCAGCAGCGTAAGCGGCACGGTGCGCGAGATTGGGTTGTTTGCAACGGAACTCAGAACCGGTGACGGCCTCTACCGGCTGGCACCGAATTCGACGCTCTGGAACACGCCGATTACCAACTTCAGCCGCGAACCTACGCGGCAGAACGACCTGAAAATCAGCATTTCGCGTGAGGATGACCTGGATCTGGCGATGGAGACGTTGGTGGGCATTGCCAAAGGCAACCAGAGGGTGCTGTCATCACCCGCACCCAGCGTTTTCATCGAGAGCCTCGGTGACAGCACGATATCGCTAACGCTGCGCTATTGGGCAAAGACTGGTGATTGGTGGCAGGTCAGCCGCGACATGGTGAAGCGGGTAAAACTTGCTTTCGACGAAAAGAGCGACCCGGTCCCTATGCGGGACGCTTCAAATTCCGCGCCGGGAACAAGGTCCAACGGCACTGCGACGGCCGAAAAATCGACACGGCAGTGA
- a CDS encoding tyrosine phosphatase family protein gives MSFIVVSPLSRIAEMAVRHKARDMISLIAKDQAFHRPGVIAPDRHLKLSMNDIAFKGTGSLLAPDETHVQAIIEFAASWRKETPLLIHCWMGVSRSPAAALIAALSIAPDQDEEGLARRLRAASPFATPNARLIEIGDTSLGRGGRLVAAVRAIGRGADADGNAPFLLAIGDAVCG, from the coding sequence GTGAGTTTTATCGTCGTCTCGCCGCTCTCACGTATTGCCGAAATGGCTGTGCGCCACAAGGCGCGCGACATGATCAGCCTGATTGCCAAAGACCAGGCCTTTCACCGGCCGGGTGTGATCGCGCCCGACCGCCATCTGAAGCTTTCCATGAACGATATTGCATTCAAGGGCACAGGCAGTCTCCTGGCGCCCGACGAAACACATGTGCAGGCGATCATCGAATTTGCCGCATCATGGCGGAAGGAGACGCCGCTGCTCATCCATTGCTGGATGGGCGTATCGCGATCGCCGGCCGCCGCACTCATCGCCGCACTGTCGATCGCGCCGGATCAGGACGAGGAAGGGCTTGCCCGTCGGTTACGCGCCGCTTCACCTTTCGCAACGCCGAATGCCCGGCTGATCGAGATCGGCGACACATCGCTCGGCCGCGGCGGCCGATTGGTTGCGGCCGTACGGGCAATCGGCCGTGGCGCCGATGCCGACGGCAATGCGCCCTTCCTGCTTGCAATAGGGGACGCCGTCTGCGGTTGA
- a CDS encoding HD family hydrolase: protein MLSGRRLDLLDPSPLDVELVDIAHGLARVARWNGQTSGDHAFSVAQHSLVVEDIFRRFNDARPEECLMALLHDAPEYVIGDMISPFKSVVGGGYKAVEMRLEAAVHLRFGLPPHPSRDLKDRIKKADTIAAYFEATVLAGFTPAEAQKFFGQPRGISKEMLMIEPLPALEAQRLFCERFAAIEAERGMVS, encoded by the coding sequence ATGCTGTCCGGGCGCAGGCTCGACCTGCTCGACCCCTCGCCGCTCGATGTCGAACTCGTCGATATCGCCCATGGGCTCGCGCGTGTGGCCCGCTGGAACGGCCAGACATCAGGCGATCACGCTTTTTCGGTAGCGCAGCACAGCCTCGTCGTCGAAGATATTTTCCGCCGTTTTAACGATGCGCGGCCGGAGGAATGTCTAATGGCGCTGCTCCATGACGCGCCTGAATATGTGATCGGCGACATGATCTCGCCGTTCAAATCGGTGGTCGGCGGCGGCTATAAGGCCGTGGAAATGCGGCTGGAGGCCGCCGTGCACCTGCGCTTCGGCCTCCCGCCTCACCCATCGCGCGATCTCAAGGACCGGATCAAGAAGGCCGATACGATCGCCGCCTATTTCGAAGCGACGGTACTTGCCGGCTTCACGCCGGCCGAGGCGCAGAAATTCTTCGGCCAGCCGCGCGGCATCAGCAAGGAGATGCTGATGATCGAGCCTTTGCCGGCACTGGAAGCACAGCGGTTGTTCTGCGAGCGCTTTGCAGCGATCGAGGCCGAGCGAGGAATGGTGTCGTGA
- a CDS encoding YgfZ/GcvT domain-containing protein, with protein sequence MPAVFLKDRSLLSVGGADAQSFLQNLITTDIISLGPDEARPGALLTPQGKILFDFMVWPDGDGYLIETDAGELDGLAKRLAMYKLRAAVVLAPLAENGITVCWGEDADRIGGARDSRFAKAGVTLSRRSGKYGDDAPSLYDALRIRHGIVTSGSDFALQDAFPHDVLMDLNGGLSFKKGCYVGQEVVSRMQHRGTARRRVVTVSAATALPDAGTEITAAGKVVGALGSVEGDSGLAIVRIDRAGAAIAEGTPLLAGETPVSLALPEWSGLVFPTSADEASA encoded by the coding sequence ATGCCAGCCGTATTCCTCAAAGACCGCTCCTTGCTCTCCGTCGGCGGCGCGGACGCCCAATCCTTCCTGCAGAACCTGATCACAACCGATATCATTTCGCTTGGCCCCGACGAGGCGCGCCCGGGAGCACTGCTGACGCCGCAGGGCAAGATCCTGTTCGACTTCATGGTCTGGCCGGACGGAGACGGCTACCTCATCGAAACCGACGCAGGTGAGCTAGACGGGTTGGCGAAGCGACTTGCGATGTACAAGCTGCGGGCCGCCGTCGTGCTTGCGCCCCTCGCTGAGAATGGCATTACCGTTTGCTGGGGCGAGGATGCCGACCGCATCGGGGGTGCTCGAGATAGCCGCTTCGCCAAGGCGGGCGTCACGCTGAGCCGCCGGTCAGGAAAGTACGGCGATGACGCGCCATCGCTCTACGATGCGCTGCGCATCCGCCATGGTATCGTCACGTCTGGATCGGACTTCGCCCTGCAGGACGCCTTCCCGCATGACGTGCTGATGGATCTGAACGGCGGCCTCTCCTTCAAGAAAGGCTGTTATGTCGGCCAGGAGGTCGTCTCGCGCATGCAGCACCGCGGCACCGCCCGCCGGCGCGTCGTCACGGTGTCCGCCGCGACGGCCTTGCCTGACGCCGGCACGGAGATCACAGCCGCCGGCAAGGTTGTGGGGGCACTCGGCTCGGTTGAGGGTGACAGCGGTCTTGCAATCGTGCGAATCGACCGTGCCGGTGCTGCGATTGCGGAAGGCACGCCACTGCTGGCCGGCGAAACGCCGGTTTCTCTCGCCCTTCCCGAATGGTCCGGCCTTGTCTTCCCCACCAGCGCGGACGAGGCCAGCGCGTGA
- a CDS encoding TIGR02301 family protein, whose protein sequence is MIPVRRVVLSLLVLAGPTMAQGKNTPPPQEEIAPPVATVPYDDKLARLAEVLGSVHYLRTLCKAPGGDEWREGMKQLLDSEAGNEPQRKERLTAAFNRGYRAFASVYTDCTPAAIVAEERYRNEGATLATEITSRFGN, encoded by the coding sequence CTGTCCTTGCTCGTGCTTGCCGGCCCCACCATGGCTCAGGGCAAGAATACGCCGCCTCCGCAGGAGGAGATTGCGCCGCCGGTCGCGACCGTGCCCTATGACGACAAGCTGGCGCGGCTCGCCGAAGTGCTGGGTTCGGTGCATTATCTGAGAACGCTCTGCAAGGCACCGGGCGGTGATGAGTGGCGAGAAGGCATGAAGCAACTGCTCGATTCGGAGGCAGGCAACGAACCGCAGCGCAAGGAAAGGCTGACCGCCGCTTTCAATCGCGGCTATCGCGCCTTCGCCTCTGTCTATACGGATTGCACCCCTGCGGCCATCGTGGCAGAAGAGCGCTACCGTAACGAAGGTGCAACACTCGCCACAGAAATTACCTCGCGCTTTGGAAATTGA